The DNA segment atcatcataaTCAAAGAAATTAGTTGTATGTAGTTTTGAaccactctaatgtacatacatatatacatacatacatatgtatatatatgtatatctaccatatatatttatatatgtatataaatatgttcacatgtatttttgacagtttttcttTCTTCCGATGTCGGCAACTAATGTCCATGTAAGCACAGTTTGCGAATCAAGCAGGAATAAGGAATAATATGTAGTTTCTTAAGCATACAAACAGCCAATAAGAAGTGCCACAGCTGCCTTAGGTAGAAAAATCTGTTGAAAGACATTTGCTGAAAGATGTTAAATGCATTGTTtctgtataataaatttttttagcgcATCTAAAAGGCAACAGTTTTCATGAATCAAAGAACGACACGACAAACAttgcatttagaaaaaatacatacatataggcatacatatatatgtacatatgtacgtatgtacgtacATGTCATATGCATCAATTTGTAACcatgtgcatatatttttatctatcCCGAAAAAAGAGCCTTTTAAGATAACATTTACAAGAAATGagtcagatttttttttcaacgtatatctttatttaaaaaatttcgaacacaAAGCCTCAACTGTATAACTAGTAAGcgtaaataaattgttaaaattgatTTAGATGTAATATGTTCAACATGagttgaaccaaaaaaaaaacgctatGGGAACCATatgaaacaaatataaatatcataacaaaaatggctttttgcagtttctttattaaaatttacatagtTCTGATAGAGTAAGTTTACAAAGTTGAATTGCTTTTGCTATGGCAATGGAAATGCGTAGGTTATCCCTTTGCGTATGTAGTATGTTCCTTAAGTTAGGTGTAGAATTCCGTCAGTCCTCATTTTTGTAGTGAGCCATATTGGTCACGTGCAGGCTTAGCTGTGCAACTAAATGActacataaaatataatttctgaaatatgtttaaataataaaataaaatgtcattatgcgtttttttactATGACAGCGCGAAAATTGCATTACgcgcagttttttttttttgttgattgcataataaaattataacgaAATACAAACTACAAACTGCAAATGCAATGTTTTTATCAAATGTTCAGtttcattattaaaataacttaaaagacaaaacaaaaatatataaactaattTAATATCGATGTTGCTTAAATCTAAAAGTATTATGTGTGAGGTTGgtaatgttttatatatataatggaGTTGACGTTTATTAAATGCTCAGTATGTCGTGATTTGGGTTGTTTACTGGTAATTATGAAATGAATAAGTCTTCAACTAAGTtagctaaatatatattttacgaaCTATTAGATTCATCAAGTTTTATGCTAATATTTAGGTCTAAAATGTTCTCAAAGAGTTCTTCAGTGGTAAGTAGTGGGACTTTGGCAACTTCATGGAATATTTTATGTGAATATTTACTACGTATTGTCTTTACTTTAGGTTTGCGATGCAATGTAGCATTTAAAATGGGTACGATTTCAGCGAAATCAGTCAACAAATATCCAGTATAGTATTCCAGCGTCAATGTCCAGGGATTTGTATCGCCATCTAAGCGCAAAGCCATAAACAAAGCTGCACATGCAAGTTTTGAATCGCTAAACTGAATAGTTGCATAATCCATTAGTGacaattctaaaatataacGTGCTAATGTGAGCGTTGGCATTGAAACTTTGGCGCAACGGGCGTAACGTCGTAAAAATCGATATGACAACGGTATGCCCAGATCATAATTTATAGTTCGAAGTGTCGTCATTTCCATACGTATTAATTCATTGTGTTTATACGCGCCGTCACATATATAAAGGAAATCCTCTATTAAGGGCGGTGTTCGTTCATCGAATTTGCATGCGATAAAAAGTGCAGATGCACCAAGCAACTGCAGTACATCCTTATTGATAATAACGCGACATAAGAAGAGATCCACAATTTTTACCGCCAAATAGAGTGTTTCATGATTCAATTCGAACGTCTCTTGCACTTCGACCATCCAGTCAACTAATAATGTGCGCATCCATTTGGtcaaatgtatttgtttttccaTATAATCTGTTACAGGAAACTCTTCCTCTCGTGatttcatataattaaaaatatccaTGGCATAGTGAGATACTTGAAAGATATCATTCCAGTTAGCCTTGTCAAAATCTTCAACGCCTACCGGCACCGATGTAGGCGGCGGTTTATCACCAATTTCTTTATCGGGTGTACCTtcaattttcttcttctcttgTAATAGTAATGCCGAACGCCGCTTTGCAGCCTCGAAATTACCAGATAAACGAATTGACTCGGAACTGGAAATATCTTCGAGTGCCGACATGTACAAGCTTTCTTCAGTTTTATTGAATTCATTCGAAATTCTTCGTACTGGCTTATTGGGCAGAGATGGTTTTATTGGCACTGTGGCTAATACTGGAGAGGGTGGAGCCAAAACAGGCAATCTTAGAGTTGGCGGTGATGGTATGGGTTCAATCTTCGGTTTAGGCTTTGCATAATTATCTACCAGAAATTTGGCAATCGTTGATTTGGATATGGTAGCATTTCGCGTACTCGCCCTAGTTGCCATTTTCTTTTGCGAAATATTACGTTCACACAAGTCCACATTTCCGATAATGTTTTGCGTTTCTTTAAGCACTTGCGCATGTGTCCCAATAATGTGCGTTTCTTTTCTCTTTGTCAAATTTTGGTTTGGCTTTAAGTTTTCTTCAGTATGCAATTTACTCGTCGTCATTGTTGTTAATTTAACGTTGTTTGTGAGATTACCAAGCGCTGATCgcttaactttttcatttttagcCGGACTATGTTCGGCTTTACGTTTGCCGCGCGTCTGGATTATATCAACATTTTGATCCTGGACATTGATTGTGCCTCGCCTATTAAGTGTTTTCCGTGGCTGAGGTAACAATGAGTTCATAGTTGTCGTTACAGCTTGTTTAGAAACTGCACGGGTATTCTTTGTTGGcgccatttttaataataatgcgTGCAATTTTCGTCCTTTAATCTGCGTCTCAATTTACACTATCTCTAGGTCACTGCGGCTGTTTTCGTctttaattattcatttatCGTGCtctaattttggtttttaacttcctataaaaaaaacaaaaattaaacactacttaaagaatttatatacaaaatattcacctaccaaacaatattttaatttcaaaaacacCTGGACAGAAATTATGCCGCTCTACGCTTAACGGCGTTCGCAAAGACACAAATGAGCATCTTTGCTGCACGTTCCAATGTTAGCTGTGGTTAATTAACGAAGGGTTGCATTTCGAACTTTACGtcaccataaaaaaatttttaattttctgtacaTAATTTTCGAAACCATAATTTTAactttcatatttcatatttataaaatttaaattatagaataaataatatattaaacgAAACGATTCTtgcgttaaaaaaaattagcttgttaaattggtaataaaatttataattttttgtacataattttcgaagccatatatttttaactttcatatttataaaatataaattatagaataaataatatattaaacgaaaaattataGAATCAATCATTCTTGCGTTAAACCAAATTAGCTTGTTAAATTGGTAATTGCCAGTTCACACACGATCTCTTTTGTCGGCCAAGCCGGTTTTTTGTAGGCGAGGGGACGACGAGGAAAGACGAAACGACCGTGCTTCTCGTGCTCGGGTGACACgctttgtgtgtttgtgcgtaAAGTGGCAACTCGACAGgcaatttaagtttgctaaaaATCTGGATTTTTAGCAATATTGCCAATGGAGACTGCATATTGCTAATGTTCAGCAATTTATTGCTAAGTATATTTCATGCCATTCATTGCTAGCAACGAACTGTCAATTTGGTGATTTGACAGATCGGTTTTCATTTCCTTGAACATATTTAAAGAGGTAATATGTACAAGCCTGGCTCGATTGCATGAAAGCAACAAAGCTGAAATGCCGCCAATGCGGCCAGCAACGGTAACCGGACGCTTGCCCACGTCGCAAGCAACTGTGTTGGCGTATGCTGATTCGGCTTACCGGATATATCAGCTGACATTTATGCGTCCAGTTTTTTGGTTCAACTTCAATTCAATGACACTTTTCCAGGGTAGACTTTGTTACAACCATCGCGCAGACTGACTGCGAGATACCCTGGACAGCGTTTGACTCTGCTGGATCACATCAAAGCTAACGTACGATGCATTCTTCAACAACAAATGTGCatactaataaataattaagttcACACATATCTCCCTTCCAATTTGTAGCCAAAGTCATTATTAAGTGCTTATGTTCATATGAACGcaactaattatttttattcctgATGCCTGTCGTTGGAGCCATAATATAAACCGTCAATTTCTGCAGTTTTTGAAAATCGTGTGTTCTTGAAAACTTCCAAATAGAAACTTATTGAAACGATTCATAACATAATCGATGACTTCTAAGATGTGAAAGTTTGgttcatagaaaaaaaatttcgttccAATTATCTGTTTTACATTAGAAACATTCTTTAAATCTACTTTAAATTGTGAATGAGAcaaccaaaccattttttttttcataaatgtaaatttatttgtattttccaGTGTTCTCTATATTACAAAGTCTTTCAACggatttttattacttttttttatgagaaaaggGGAAATAATGCCTCTTCATTTGCGAGTACCGCTCTTTAATGCTACATGCATTTATGTACATTAACATGGTAAACAACTGAACTGTCGTGGCAAACACCTACTTTCATAGGTACGTACATATCTacttagaatattttttaagatcCAATCTatgtaagtataagtataaaaactattataatataagaaattcctaatggtaaaatttttaaatgaaatcgtAAAAAGAGAGTGGCTTATATCTAAATTTagccttgtatatatgtatgtaattatgaatttttgcatatactatacatggTCATAAGAAAAcgattcaaatatttcaaatgaaatggCAACGTgctggtatacatacatatttgtagtaTAAAAATCATAGGTGGTtaataatacttaaaaaaaagtttattgtaCATTTCATAAacgaatatatgtacgtacatatgtatacataaatacgttTTCCATGTGTGTacttcatattttcatatattgtatatgtcaACCGGAATTACCAAAAGCTACTAAGTTATAACTATAGaatattaaaacttatttaGATCACATTACCATTTCATTTGCTCCCGTAATTTAATGCGCCTGATTCTTAACATCCAATTGGtaatttataattgttgtttattaaatatttattatataccaTAAATTCGATAACTGATGAGTCTTGAAAAAGAGTCgatgatattaaattttgagtAGATTAGTTTTATGCATATATTGTGTtggtacctatgtatatatacagatgttaagcatctatgtatgtatattgagttGCAacatagttatacatatatgcataaatatctctgaatatacatatgtatgtaggtaataAGGTATTTCGAAggtaacattttttaaatgatatgaGTTTGGAGGTGTGAATGAATGATCTTTACTCCCATCTTTTGTATCTATCTAAATGGTATTCGCATGAGTGGTgcgaacatatgtataaattaaattcagtgtttattaaagtttttatttaatattaaagaatataaaataataaacattataatagttaaataatcTTCTATTCTGTTCAAACTTTTGAGCAATGTATGGTGTTTGAACTTTTTGACCTCTAAGacagataattaaaaaatataaaaaaaactaaaagaaaattaaaaaatagctaAAGTATCTAATAAGTAAGTtggaaaatttcttaattttaaaaacgaATGCTTTAATTGCTAAAGCCTTGCATGTCCATATATTTCTTTGCGgttatgtatgcttgtatgtgccAGTTTAAAATTTGTACTCCTTGACATAGAGTACTCTTGCTACGGATTTGACTTTTGTATCAGGTCATGAATTTGGCAGTGATGGaactatttcaatattttatgtttcacaaaataacttttaaaagagCGATTTAAAAGTTGACTAATAAAATAGTCATTTATATTGCAtcaggaaattaaatttttttttttttgcgtataGAACCATTTACAGTATGTCAACTATTTGATCACACCTGGGTATCAAAAAGAGGTTTTTGtttgcaacttttttatttgtaatggcaatccaattttattttatatacaaaacaattaaaagtaaaataataaaattaacacaTTTGTTTTTCAAACACTTGCTAGATAttatagaattttaaaaaatgtctccGCTGCACATTTGATCAATTGGTTGacataaaccattttttttacttaatatttaatatgaccCCCTTTTGCTTTGATTACTGCCTCAATTCGTTTGGGCATGGACTGGACCACCTTCCTACAGAAATCTCCGCtaatattttgccaaaatttggCCTTCTGCCATAAATCGTCATTCGGACACTCACCTTGGTCATCAAAAACGCTTGACCTCAACCCAAGCATGTTCGATTGGGTTGAGGTCTGGCGATTGAGGAGGCCAGTCGAGTACTTCAAAACCATTGTTTTGAAGCCAAGTTTTGGCTACACGAGAAGTGTGTTTCGGATCATTATCTTGCTGAAAGATGACGTCCGACACATTCTTGCCCCACACTTCCAGACTCTTGCGCAAACCTTGTTGAAGGATATCGACATATTGGTTGGCATCCATTCGTCCTGCAACCCTTACGCACTCTCCTACCCCCTCCATCCTCATACACCCCCACATCATTACATTACCGCCTCCAAACTTGACCGTTGGTTGAACAATGCGGCTAGTCAAAGGTTCTCGGGGTTTCCTCCAAATCCATTGACGCCCATCTTTTCCCAAACGGTTTATTTTTGTCTCGTCGGACCATATGACTCGCATCCAGTCATTTTGAGTGtaggttttatatttttttgcaaattggaGTCTCAATTTACGGTGTCGTTTTGGCAAGAGTGGTTTTTTACCTTTGACACGTCCGTGGAAACCATTTTTCCGCAATTTCTTCCTTATAGCTTCACTTGTTACATTTACTCCATCACTATGGAAGAGATCACGTCTGATTTGGCCCGCATTCTCATGCACACCAAACTTTATCTGCCTAACAATGCGCCTTTCCAGGGTGGCATTCAAAATTGGCTTTCGTCCGGAAGGGTTTTTTTACACATGAAGGGCTCATTGATTGTCTTATTTTTGAAATCACGCCTACAGAAACACCAACGAGTCTTGCAATTTCTCTATGCGTTGTGTTTAAATGAATAAGCCttttgatttcatccatttttgttGCATCATCTATAggaaaataacaaagaaaaacaataaaaaatactcacattttactaaaaacaaGAATCTAATGATTCCACAActattaattaaataagaaaGAAATACTTGAATTTCAGAGCAATATTACGGCGATCAATACTCATTTACTTCACAAAGTCAACTAATTGATCACATGCCTTTGtctacatttgtaaatattctctgaaaagtAACGGCATATTTTGGGTAATTCCGCACTTACTAACTGCGCTTGCATAGGCCTACTTAGTGTACTTATCTCTTTTActcaaaagtttatttaaataaaaaagaacgaAATAGAGTGTTTTTGGAAATGTATGTGATCAAATAGTTGACATACTGTATGTGGTGTATATAAAACTTGGAGGTGTCAAGTCATTTATGGGCTTATCTGaatgattttttatatgtacatattcaaaaaaacgctcatattaaaaaatgtaatctgGCGAAGCTGTAACTTTCGTACAAAAGTTGTTACTACTTACCGACCTAAACAGTTTTAGATCGCCAAAGTAACAGCATTTCCGGCGACTTAAAAGCGGCTGTTGTGAGAATTATAATTATCATTGGACACTCTTAAATGTAcatgattaaaaaaaactacttaTAAATGATCAAACCTCTCTGTAACCTTTTTAGAGTAACATTTTGATCTGGTTAACCATACTAATATTAAAGATTTTTGGAGGCCCCTGTAGTATGTACTTTCTtttcagtggcgtagctacaacttcgggcggacggggccaaggatgttttgccgcccccccctttatctacctacctacaagtttcatgaggtggttcgaacaaaattgaatttttacaaaatatcttcgataattaagtatataaaatttaggaactagaagccacgcaaattctgaagttccaaaattctcacaatacggttttagaggaaattgatagtaaatttacaagacatcttataaaaagccatagaaaaaactcattttcgccctatatcttgtacacttttgacacaatttgcaggaatttttgcccgaattggagtttttaaataccatttttgaaaatttggagaaataaaagtatttgttacattcaaagcatagggtaactgtgaaaatgacacgtcgctagacaaagctagaaaagtgtaTCTTTATGcattctatcactatttttaagagagatataagccaaaagatataagacaaattcaaaggctgaagagtattcgagtaaaaattaattttttttttatttaaaaaaatttgttgaagtatttttctgaatattaaaaaacagcgaagatcgtgttgctgcccccaagacgttgcgcccggggcgacggcccccttcgccccccctagctacgccactgattcTTTTGTAACAAACATGAATTTATGTGAGATTTTATAGGTTATCATGTGATTCTCCTAATTAGGTCCTTTTTCATCAATCATcaaattcattgaaattattGCTGTGTCTGTGCAAAGAAATAATACAAATGACCGCGTTTAGCTAACTACATAGATAGTGCATACTGTtctcatatttttgtaaattaaagaaAGATACTGATGGCTTAATATTTCtagtatttttgtatgtatgtatttagaaaaaaattaaaatgttttaattacttAGCATTGCAactcattttgaaagattttaataACCAAAgtctaaaataaaaagttaaaaatcttttaatgGGCTTAATAATAAAGCGCGGAATCCCCTTAGCCTTTAAGATAAGCAAAAGTTCTTAATATCTGAATTGCTAATATTACGGAAATCTATTAATTGATAGGCTTTCGCTAAGCTTTACACCTACCTAACTAATTATAAGTATTTTCTTTaagattttctttaatatttacatacatacatattcgcaaATGAAGCGCAGAAAAGTGCATAATGTAATCTGCATTAGGGTGCCTGCGAAGTGGACGCTCAAATGCGAATCGAGCGCAAAACTGATTTCGATCAGCGCTTATCAATTTTAGGTATCGCACAGTGGATGTAAGATTCAGCGCGTTCTTTGCTATTATACTGTCCTGTTCTGTTTCCTCGGAAGTTAGTTCGAATATAATTGTATTTAAAGTAAGATATACAGTTAATTCATGAATGTTTTGTgagaaaaatctaaaaaataggGCGGAAAAAAGGGATATTTATTACATCACGATAGATGgccttgaaaatattaatagcggatatttaataaataaattgggaaatttcgttttaaatttggccttgaaaatattaataacggATATACTAAATATTGTTCTATCACATTCATGGTAATTCCTTGTAAGCAAAATTTGAGATCACCATACCGATATACAAATGAACTACATATGTAACACGCAAGTCAGCGCCGGAAAACCCTTCAAAACTGGTTTCTCGCATTGATCAGTTTCGGCTGCAATTTTGATCAGCGTCAACTCGCGGGTGCCTGTGCTGATTTACCGCTTTCGCCAGCTATGCGCTTTGCTCGGCTTCGAACGTCTACTCTGCAGGCACACTTCAGATTGATTGTAGCGACCCAAcaactatttataaatgtttaaacATGTATACCACATACCCAGCGGTACCGCCTGTACGTAGCACACAACAAAGCATTGTGAAAAGCTTTAATTACCGgcgattaaaaaattattgtatttaagCATACCTACTAATTAATGTATGTACCTAtaatacttaaattattttcattaatagtaattgtattttaaatacgaaaagatAGTAGCGATACATTGCGTTTGAGTAATTGTCTGTGTGGTTTCGAAGGCGAGACTGATGATGTATCCACGATATCGAGCCCGTCGGCATTGAGGCTGTGTGTATCGTAGCTTAAGTCCTGCATTGGTACAACTTCCGGCAATAAATGACGTATATGCGAGGGTGAACGACGCGCTTTGTATTGATGCctttcatatatataaaaattataaaggatatataaattaaaatgccTTAATAATAAACAACTGCAAGACGAATGTACTCACGTTTTATGACGATTTGCACTAAAACGTGCACAGCTACATGAACACATGGATGTAGTTGAGCCACTACTATTTGACTGAACTTCATGACCTTCATATCCACTTAAAATGGAGCCATTTGCTGTAATGACGTCACCTTCTAATTTAACAGCAACTTGTAAAGCCTGAAAAATGTTGACGAAACCGGGCTtattagtaattaaaatttgtgaGTATGTTTGGCATATtaggagaaataaaaaaaatgtgtttctgaAATTTGGACAGCTTGAGCCTTTGAGACAGGGAATACAAAGTTGACCTAATTGAAAATCAAACTGTTACGATTTCTTTTTTAACTAATTacgataaattaaattttcaatttttcacaactttattaaacactatattttatatagaattaaataaatttgtgactgATATTTTTTGAGTTGCTTTATATTCCTTGTTCAATGTTACATAGTGTTGATATTTTAAaccagaataaataaaatagtttttcattgtatttttgaAAGGAGTTATTATGTTTATGTCGCTATAATATACAGTAATTTGTTATTTcttctttctgtttttgttttgcacttgTAGGCAGGTATAGAAATTAGAGTCTCGGGCTTAAGTAAGTAttagaaaatattgtatttttatgtttattgattattaaacaattgttttaatttttaattgaataccGCAATCACCTCTTTTGTCCAAATATTGGACTTGGTTATAAACTATTGTATTGTTCGTGGTccaatatacatttttgtaaagaaaattaaaagaaaacatatttttttacatttattatcgttttcattgaaatcaaaaaataaactttttagtttaaaaatttaaattgtgcaaATTCTAACGAttcgtttaataaaaatatttcaatatgatCATGAAAAAACGATTTAAAGCATTGGCATGCAATAAAGTGCCAAATTTTAATAGTAGTAATGATTCATACCTGTGCATTAATGATAGAtataattctttcaaaaatataaagcgGTAATTGAAAGTtgcaaattagaaaatataaaaaattttaa comes from the Bactrocera neohumeralis isolate Rockhampton chromosome 2, APGP_CSIRO_Bneo_wtdbg2-racon-allhic-juicebox.fasta_v2, whole genome shotgun sequence genome and includes:
- the LOC126762603 gene encoding G2/mitotic-specific cyclin-B3 → MAPTKNTRAVSKQAVTTTMNSLLPQPRKTLNRRGTINVQDQNVDIIQTRGKRKAEHSPAKNEKVKRSALGNLTNNVKLTTMTTSKLHTEENLKPNQNLTKRKETHIIGTHAQVLKETQNIIGNVDLCERNISQKKMATRASTRNATISKSTIAKFLVDNYAKPKPKIEPIPSPPTLRLPVLAPPSPVLATVPIKPSLPNKPVRRISNEFNKTEESLYMSALEDISSSESIRLSGNFEAAKRRSALLLQEKKKIEGTPDKEIGDKPPPTSVPVGVEDFDKANWNDIFQVSHYAMDIFNYMKSREEEFPVTDYMEKQIHLTKWMRTLLVDWMVEVQETFELNHETLYLAVKIVDLFLCRVIINKDVLQLLGASALFIACKFDERTPPLIEDFLYICDGAYKHNELIRMEMTTLRTINYDLGIPLSYRFLRRYARCAKVSMPTLTLARYILELSLMDYATIQFSDSKLACAALFMALRLDGDTNPWTLTLEYYTGYLLTDFAEIVPILNATLHRKPKVKTIRSKYSHKIFHEVAKVPLLTTEELFENILDLNISIKLDESNSS